The Gadus chalcogrammus isolate NIFS_2021 chromosome 10, NIFS_Gcha_1.0, whole genome shotgun sequence genome contains a region encoding:
- the LOC130390138 gene encoding protocadherin gamma-C5-like, whose amino-acid sequence MWYNRAGMTKRTRYRDWRWQALWWNHFFLLWNTIDGQTRYTIPEELKQGSVVGHLAKDLGLGLSEIFDRKLRVASEAGEQYFSVDTGKGELVVNERIDREALCGQSASCILPLQVVIEDPLQLHRVEVEIQDINDNSPRFSSNEVTLDIAESTAIGIRFPLESALDPDVGINSLKSYTLSKDDCFSIKVNDVAGGRKVPELVLAKQLDRERKPLHRLILTGLDGGNPVRSGSTQITIKVLDINDNVPVFEKTIYKVSISEDTVEGTMIAQTKATDIDDGQNGEIEYSFGSHTQENVLSVFNIDAISGQISLKGKLDYESKSNYEIDVTAKDKGNPRMDGHCSVHVDLLDVNDNAPEIIFTSQPKPVREDAAAGTVVALLSARDLDSGNNGKVVLNLPKSSPFSLKPSFSNSYALVTSNVVDRESVSLYNLEITATDSGSPPLTNKTIITVSITDINDNPPIFSQQSYNIYTKENGKPGSILFSVTATDLDYGENAKLSYSILDSKVQDVSVSSYVYINSENGSIYSMHSFDYEKLKVFQIQVQAKDHGSPSLSSNATVHVFILDQNDNAPSVIYPSSAVHGSLSQQRTSRSSKAGHLVTKVTAVDADSGHNAWISYRLAEATDASLFAVNLYTGEVRTKRAVSEQDDSSQRLLIEIKDDGDPVRSTTVTVSVLLEDGLHEPILDLRHKTDDSHKKTGRMALYLILSLASVSVLSLVTFLILAVKCLKSSRSSGSCCMRRSDSEDYKNPNRNLQLQLNTDGPIKYVEVLGGDMMSQSQSFRSCLSPTSEYSDFTFVKPSSTTDFKDMINVLDASLPDSTWTFESQQVSIN is encoded by the coding sequence ATGTGGTATAACAGAGCGGGAATGACAAAAAGAACGAGGTACCGGGACTGGAGATGGCAGGCTCTGTGGTGGAATCATTTCTTCCTCTTGTGGAATACAATAGACGGACAGACGCGCTACACCATCCCGGAGGAACTAAAGCAGGGCTCCGTGGTCGGACATTTAGCCAAAGATCTGGGTTTGGGATTATCAGAGATTTTCGACCGTAAACTGCGCGTCGCCTCGGAGGCTGGTGAGCAGTATTTCAGCGTGGACACGGGGAAGGGTGAGCTGGTGGTGAACGAGAGGATAGACAGAGAGGCGTTGTGCGGACAAAGCGCGAGCTGTATATTGCCACTTCAAGTTGTCATTGAAGACCCATTACAGCTTCATCGGGTCGAAGTTGAAATACAGGACATCAATGATAATTCGCCAAGGTTTTCATCCAACGAGGTGACTTTAGATATAGCAGAATCCACCGCGATAGGGATACGCTTCCCTTTAGAAAGCGCATTAGACCCAGATGTTGGGATTAATTCGTTGAAGTCGTATACTCTTAGCAAAGATGATTGCTTTAGTATAAAGGTTAACGATGTGGCTGGAGGAAGGAAAGTTCCGGAGTTGGTCCTTGCAAAGCAATTGGACAGAGAAAGAAAACCCTTACACAGACTAATATTAACAGGCCTCGACGGAGGTAATCCTGTGAGATCTGGTTCAACTCAGATCACTATTAAAGTGCTAGACATCAATGACAACGTCCCGGTTTTTGAGAAAACGATTTACAAAGTATCTATAAGCGAAGATACAGTGGAAGGCACGATGATAGCACAGACTAAAGCGACAGATATTGACGACGGACAAAACGGAGAAATTGAATATTCATTcggatcacacacacaggaaaacgtGCTTTCTGTGTTCAACATCGATGCGATCTCGGGACAAATATCTCTTAAAGGGAAACTAGATTATGAATCGAAATCAAACTACGAAATTGACGTAACCGCTAAAGATAAAGGTAACCCCAGAATGGATGGACACTGCAGTGTACACGTGGACCTTTTAGACGTGAATGACAATGCCCCGGAGATTATCTTCACCTCGCAGCCGAAGCCTGTGCGTGAAGACGCGGCGGCTGGCACTGTTGTTGCGTTACTAAGTGCCAGGGATCTTGATTCTGGTAATAACGGTAAAGTAGTCTTAAATCTGCCTAAATCCTCACCTTTCAGCTTGAAACCTTCCTTCTCGAATAGTTACGCACTAGTTACTAGCAATGTTGTCGACAGGGAGAGCGTCTCATTGTATAATCTAGAAATAACTGCAACTGATTCAGGCTCCCCCCCTCTGACCAATAAGACAATAATAACCGTCAGCATAACTGATATAAACGATAATCCCCCTATTTTCTCCCAGCAGTCCTATAATATTTATACAAAAGAAAATGGGAAACCAGGCTCTATATTGTTCTCTGTAACAGCAACTGATCTAGATTATGGGGAAAACGCCAAGCTGTCCTACTCCATCCTGGACTCTAAAGTGCAGGACGTGTCTGTGTCCTCCTACGTCTACATCAACTCGGAGAACGGCAGCATCTACAGCATGCACTCCTTTGACTATGAGAAACTGAAGGTGTTTCAGATTCAGGTGCAGGCAAAGGACCACGGTTCTCCGTCTCTGAGCAGCAACGCTactgttcatgtttttattctgGACCAGAACGATAACGCCCCCTCTGTTATCTACCCCTCCTCCGCTGTCCACGGCTCCCTCTCTCAGCAGAGGACGTCCCGCTCCTCCAAAGCAGGCCACTTGGTTACCAAGGTAACAGCTGTAGATGCCGACTCGGGGCATAACGCCTGGATCTCCTATAGACTGGCAGAGGCCACAGACGCCTCTCTGTTCGCTGTCAACCTTTACACAGGGGAGGTGAGGACTAAACGGGCTGTGTCTGAGCAGGACGACTCCTCTCAGAGACTGCTCATAGAGATTAAGGACGACGGGGATCCGGTTCGgtccaccaccgtcaccgtgTCCGTCCTGTTAGAGGACGGTCTCCACGAGCCCATTCTGGACCTCAGACACAAGACGGACGATTCTCACAAGAAAACGGGGAGAATGGCTCTGTATCTGATCCTCTCCCTGGCCTCAGTGTCTGTGCTCTCTCTGGTGACTTTCCTCATTCTAGCTGTTAAGTGTCTTAAGAGCAGCAGAAGCAGTGGTAGCTGCTGCATGAGACGGAGCGACAGTGAGGACTACAAGAACCCCAACAGAAACCTCCAACTCCAGCTCAACACTGACGGGCCTATTAAGTACGTGGAGGTCCTGGGAGGAGACATGATGTCTCAGAGTCAGTCCTTcaggtcctgtctctctcccacgtcAGAGTACAGTGACTTCACCTTCGTTAAACCCAGCAGCACCACAGACTTTAAAGACATGATCAACGTCTTAGACGCCTCTTTACCTGACAGCACCTGGACCTTTGAGAGCCAGCAGGTGAGCATCAATTGA